Proteins co-encoded in one Papaver somniferum cultivar HN1 chromosome 5, ASM357369v1, whole genome shotgun sequence genomic window:
- the LOC113284260 gene encoding FACT complex subunit SPT16-like: MAANGNASGKGVSYTIDLENFSKRLKAFYSHWKENKTNFWGASDAIVIATPPASEDLRYLKSSALNMWLYGLEFPETIMVFTDKQIHFLCSQKKASLLNEVKKSTKDTIGAETVMHIKLKNDDGAALMGDIFQAISKSSDNGSPIVGYIAKEAPEGSLLELWSDKLKTSNLQLVDVTNGFSELFAVKDNTEITNVKKAAFLSSSVMKHFVVPKLEKIIDEEKKVTHSSLMEETEKAVLEPAKVKVKLKADNVDICYPPIFQSGGEFDLRPSASSNEDNLYYDSASVIICAVGSRYNSYCSNVARTFLIDANAMQSKAYGVLLKAQEAAIGALKAGSKVSAAYEAALAVVEKDGPELVPNLTKTAGTGIGLEFRESGLNLNAKNDRILKAGMVFNVSLGFQNLQAQTNNPKTEKFSLLLADTVIVKENIPEVVTMISSKAVKDVAYSFNEDDEEEDAKPKAKAEPNGSESLLSKATLRSDNQEMSKEELRRQHQSELARQKNEETARRLAGGGSGAGDGRGVAKASSDLIAYKNVNDVPPSRELMIQIDQRNEAIILPLYGSMVPFHVATVKSVSSQQDNRTCYIRIIFNVPGTAFTPHDANSLKFHGAIYLKEVSFRSKDPRHISEVVNMIKTLRRQVASRESERAERATLVTQEKLQLAGNKFKPMRLSDLWIRPPFGGRGRKLSGTLEAHVNGFRYSTSKPDERVDIMYANVKHAFFQPAEKEMITLLHFHLHNHIMVGTKKTKDVQFYVEVMDVVQTLGGGRRSNHDPDEIEEEQRERDRKNRINMDFSNFVNKVNDHWGQAQFRGMDLEFDQPLRELGFHGVPYKASAFIVPTSSCLVELIETPFLVVSLNEIEIVNLERVGLGQKNFDMTIVFKDFKRDVLRIDSIPSTALDGIKEWLDTTDLKYYESRLNLNWRSILKTITDDPEKFIEDGGWEFLNMEVSDSGSDDTEDSDQGYQPSDGQSDSEQSDDDSSGGSLVESDEDETEESEEESDEEEKGKSWEELEREASNADREKGVESDSEEERKRRKMKAYGKSRVPDRRDPRGSSSGPPKRAKLR, translated from the coding sequence ATGGCGGCAAATGGAAATGCCTCTGGAAAAGGCGTTAGTTACACCATTGATCTCGAAAACTTCAGCAAGCGCTTGAAGGCATTTTACTCTCACTGGAAGGAAAACAAGACTAATTTCTGGGGTGCCTCAGATGCAATTGTTATTGCAACACCTCCTGCTTCGGAGGATCTTCGCTACTTGAAATCCTCTGCTCTGAACATGTGGTTGTATGGTCTGGAGTTCCCTGAAACTATTATGGTTTTCACGGACAAGCAAATCCACTTCTTGTGTAGTCAGAAGAAGGCATCACTGCTTAATGAAGTGAAAAAATCCACAAAGGACACCATTGGTGCTGAAACTGTGATGCATATTAAGTTGAAGAACGATGATGGAGCTGCATTGATGGGGGATATTTTCCAGGCTATTTCAAAGTCAAGTGATAATGGCTCCCCTATTGTTGGATACATTGCGAAAGAGGCACCTGAAGGTAGTCTGCTGGAGTTATGGAGTGACAAACTGAAAACATCCAACCTCCAACTTGTTGATGTAACTAACGGGTTTTCGGAGCTATTCGCTGTCAAAGACAACACTGAGAttactaatgtcaagaaagctgCATTTCTGTCTTCTTCAGTGATGAAGCATTTTGTTGTGCCGAAACTTGAGAAGATTATTGATGAGGAGAAGAAGGTTACACATTCTTCGTTGATGGAAGAAACTGAGAAGGCTGTTCTGGAACCTGCAAAGGTCAAGGTGAAGCTGAAAGCAGATAATGTTGATATTTGTTACCCTCCAATCTTTCAAAGCGGGGGAGAGTTTGATCTCAGGCCCAGTGCTTCTAGCAATGAAGATAATTTGTATTATGATTCAGCAAGTGTGATTATATGTGCTGTTGGTTCTCGCTATAACAGTTACTGCTCAAATGTGGCAAGGACATTTCTTATCGATGCAAATGCAATGCAAAGTAAAGCGTACGGGGTTCTCCTTAAGGCCCAGGAGGCAGCAATTGGTGCTTTGAAGGCAGGGAGCAAGGTCAGTGCGGCTTACGAAGCTGCCCTTGCAGTGGTTGAGAAAGATGGTCCCGAGCTTGTTCCAAACCTGACTAAGACTGCAGGAACAGGAATTGGATTGGAGTTCCGTGAATCTGGTCTGAATTTGAATGCCAAGAACGACAGGATATTGAAAGCAGGGATGGTGTTTAACGTTTCCCTTGGGTTTCAGAACTTGCAAGCACAGACAAACAATCCAAAGACAGAAAAGTTTTCTTTATTGCTTGCTGATACTGTTAttgttaaagaaaatattccagaAGTTGTGACCATGATCAGTTCAAAAGCCGTGAAGGATGTGGCTTACTCGTTCAATGAGGACGATGAGGAAGAAGACGCAAAACCTAAAGCTAAAGCAGAGCCTAATGGCAGTGAATCTTTGTTGTCTAAAGCCACTCTCAGATCAGACAACCAGGAAATGTCGAAGGAAGAGTTGCGTAGGCAGCATCAGTCCGAACTTGCTCGCCAGAAAAATGAAGAAACAGCAAGGAGGTTGGCTGGGGGTGGATCAGGAGCAGGAGATGGCCGTGGTGTAGCTAAAGCTTCAAGTGATCTAATTGCCTATAAGAATGTAAATGATGTCCCGCCTTCAAGGGAATTGATGATTCAAATTGATCAGAGGAATGAAGCTATTATCTTGCCGCTCTATGGGAGCATGGTCCCGTTCCACGTGGCGACAGTCAAGAGTGTGAGTAGTCAGCAGGACAACAGAACTTGTTATATCAGGATTATCTTTAATGTACCAGGGACAGCGTTCACTCCTCATGATGCAAACTCCTTGAAGTTTCATGGGGCTATCTATTTGAAGGAGGTCTCGTTCCGCTCCAAGGACCCGAGGCATATCAGTGAAGTGGTAAACATGATCAAAACTCTTCGGCGGCAGGTTGCATCGAGGGAGTCAGAGAGGGCAGAGAGGGCCACCTTGGTCACTCAGGAGAAGCTGCAACTAGCGGGCAACAAGTTTAAGCCAATGCGGTTGTCTGACCTCTGGATACGCCCTCCATTTGGAGGGAGAGGTAGAAAGCTTTCTGGTACTCTTGAAGCTCATGTCAATGGTTTCCGGTATTCAACTAGTAAGCCAGATGAGCGTGTTGATATCATGTATGCGAATGTCAAGCATGCTTTCTTCCAGCctgcagagaaagagatgattacACTCTTGCACTTTCACTTGCACAACCACATTATGGTGGGCACTAAAAAGACAAAGGATGTTCAGTTTTATGTTGAAGTGATGGATGTTGTGCAGACCCTGGGTGGTGGAAGGAGATCTAACCATGATCCAGATGAAATTGAGGAAGAGCAGCGGGAGAGGGATAGGAAGAACAGGATCAACATGGATTTCTcgaacttcgtcaacaaagtgAATGATCATTGGgggcaagcccagttcagagggATGGACCTTGAGTTTGACCAGCCACTTAGGGAACTTGGCTTCCACGGTGTGCCCTACAAGGCATCGGCCTTTATTGTCCCAACTTCAAGTTGCCTGGTGGAACTTATTGAAACACCCTTCCTAGTGGTGTCCTTAAATGAGATTGAGATTGTAAATCTGGAGCGTGTTGGACTTGGTcagaagaattttgacatgaCAATTGTGTTTAAAGACTTCAAACGTGATGTTCTTCGAATTGACTCAATTCCTTCAACTGCGCTGGATGGCATCAAGGAGTGGTTAGATACCACAGACCTCAAGTACTATGAGAGCAGGCTGAACCTGAACTGGAGGTCTATATTGAAGACGATCACAGATGACCCAGAGAAGTTCATTGAGGATGGTGGATGGGAGTTCCTAAACATGGAGGTAAGTGACTCTGGGTCTGACGATACTGAAGATTCAGATCAAGGGTACCAACCTTCGGATGGACAGTCAGATTCTGAACAATCAGACGATGATTCAAGTGGTGGATCACTGGTAGAGTCAGATGAAGATGAGACGGAAGAGTCAGAAGAAGAGTCGGATGAGGAGGAGAAAGGGAAGTCATGGGAGGAGTTGGAAAGAGAGGCTAGCAATGCAGACAGGGAGAAAGGGGTAGAGTCAGAcagtgaagaagaaaggaaaaggaGGAAGATGAAGGCATATGGGAAGTCTAGGGTCCCTGATAGGAGGGATCCAAGGGGTAGCAGCAGTGGTCCTCCCAAGAGAGCCAAATTGAGGTAG